A portion of the Micromonospora vinacea genome contains these proteins:
- a CDS encoding polysaccharide biosynthesis C-terminal domain-containing protein produces MLSLAVTGAGGFLGWHLRVLLRALGWPEPTVLTRADLAAPAVVARKIAGVDRVLHLAGVNRGEPADVAAGNVQLAAQLASGLRACSDPPIGVVFANSVQAGNGTPYGDAKAAAASILADTGVPLDDLLLPNLYGEHGRPWYNSAVATFCRVLAEGGQPEVHADREMDLVHVTDAAARLAGVAAGGSWDPAMPALRIGVRDLADQLGSYAGVYRTGEIPPLHNRHEVRLFNTYRSHCFPAHYPLALPTRADARGALVETVKTHGGAGQTFCSTTRPGITRGEHFHLAKVERFVVLRGTAEISLRRIGDTEVIRFRVSGDEPVVIDMPTMWAHNITNTGQDELLTLFWTNELFDSERPDTWPESVGDEHRVPAGVR; encoded by the coding sequence GTGCTGAGCCTCGCCGTCACCGGCGCCGGCGGCTTCCTCGGCTGGCACCTGCGGGTCCTGCTGCGGGCGCTCGGCTGGCCTGAGCCGACAGTGCTGACCCGCGCCGACCTCGCCGCCCCGGCCGTGGTCGCCCGCAAGATCGCCGGAGTGGACCGGGTGCTGCACCTGGCCGGGGTCAACCGGGGTGAACCCGCCGACGTGGCCGCCGGCAACGTCCAGCTCGCCGCCCAGCTCGCCAGCGGCCTGCGTGCCTGCTCGGACCCGCCCATCGGTGTGGTCTTCGCCAACTCGGTGCAGGCCGGCAACGGCACCCCGTACGGCGACGCCAAGGCCGCCGCCGCCAGCATCCTCGCCGACACCGGCGTGCCGCTGGACGACCTGCTGCTGCCCAACCTGTACGGCGAGCACGGCCGGCCCTGGTACAACTCGGCGGTCGCCACCTTCTGCCGGGTGCTCGCCGAGGGCGGTCAGCCGGAGGTGCACGCCGACCGTGAGATGGACCTGGTGCACGTCACCGACGCGGCGGCCCGGCTGGCCGGCGTCGCGGCGGGAGGCTCCTGGGACCCGGCGATGCCGGCGCTGCGGATCGGGGTCCGCGACCTCGCCGACCAGCTCGGCTCATACGCCGGCGTCTACCGCACCGGTGAGATCCCCCCGTTGCACAACCGGCACGAAGTACGGCTGTTCAACACGTACCGGTCGCACTGCTTCCCGGCGCACTACCCGCTCGCCCTGCCCACCAGGGCCGACGCCCGGGGTGCGCTGGTCGAGACGGTGAAGACGCACGGTGGAGCGGGGCAGACGTTCTGCTCCACCACCCGACCCGGCATCACTCGGGGCGAGCACTTCCACCTGGCCAAGGTGGAGCGGTTCGTGGTGCTGCGTGGCACGGCCGAGATCAGCCTGCGCCGGATCGGCGACACCGAGGTCATCCGGTTTCGGGTGAGCGGTGATGAACCGGTCGTGATCGACATGCCGACCATGTGGGCGCACAACATCACCAACACCGGCCAGGACGAGCTGCTCACTCTCTTCTGGACCAATGAGCTGTTCGACTCGGAGCGGCCCGACACGTGGCCGGAGTCGGTCGGTGACGAGCACCGAGTGCCGGCCGGCGTCCGGTGA
- the wecB gene encoding non-hydrolyzing UDP-N-acetylglucosamine 2-epimerase, which yields MTRVMTVVGTRPEIIRLSRVLSRLDETVDHVLVHTGQNWDTTLSDVFFTELRLREPDRFLRVDTSSLGRVLGGVLVGMEAAIAEVRPDALLVLGDTNSCIAALMARRMRVPVYHMEAGNRCFDLNVPEETNRRLVDHVADFNLVYTEHARRNLLAEGLHPRRILHTGSPMREVLEHYQAAIGKSTILRQLELDRGGYFLVSAHREENVDRPDRLRRLLDCLVAVRDRWGLPVLVSTHPRTRKRLEALAADATAMDGIAFHEPFGLLDYVHLETMAYCTLSDSGTISEEAAILGFPAVTLRESIERPEALDAGGIIMTGLDPQGVVEAVAVTVAQVAAQGVPCPVDYQVPDTSRRVVDFILSTVRRHHDWAGIRH from the coding sequence ATGACCCGGGTTATGACCGTCGTCGGCACCCGTCCTGAAATCATCCGGCTGTCCCGGGTGCTCAGCCGGCTCGACGAAACCGTCGACCACGTGCTGGTGCACACCGGGCAAAATTGGGACACCACCCTCTCCGACGTGTTCTTCACCGAACTGCGCCTTCGGGAGCCCGACCGGTTCCTGCGCGTCGACACGTCGTCGCTGGGTCGGGTGCTCGGCGGGGTCCTCGTCGGCATGGAGGCGGCGATCGCCGAGGTGCGGCCGGACGCGCTGCTCGTACTCGGCGACACCAACAGCTGCATAGCCGCGCTGATGGCCCGCCGGATGCGGGTGCCGGTCTACCACATGGAGGCCGGCAACCGCTGCTTCGACCTGAACGTGCCGGAGGAGACGAACCGGCGGCTGGTCGACCACGTTGCCGACTTCAACCTGGTCTACACCGAACACGCCCGGCGCAACCTGCTCGCCGAGGGCCTGCACCCGCGAAGGATCCTGCACACCGGCTCACCGATGCGCGAGGTGCTGGAGCACTACCAGGCAGCGATCGGCAAGTCGACCATCCTGCGTCAGCTGGAACTGGACCGGGGCGGATACTTCCTGGTCAGCGCGCACCGGGAGGAGAACGTCGACCGGCCCGACCGGCTCCGGCGGTTGCTCGACTGCCTGGTCGCGGTCCGTGACCGTTGGGGTCTGCCGGTGCTGGTCTCCACCCATCCACGGACCCGTAAGCGGCTGGAGGCGCTGGCAGCGGACGCCACCGCGATGGACGGCATCGCCTTCCACGAGCCGTTCGGCCTGCTCGACTACGTGCACCTGGAGACCATGGCGTACTGCACGCTGTCGGACAGCGGGACGATCAGCGAGGAGGCTGCCATCCTCGGCTTCCCGGCGGTGACGCTGCGTGAGTCGATCGAACGCCCCGAGGCGCTCGACGCGGGCGGGATCATCATGACCGGCCTCGACCCGCAGGGCGTGGTCGAGGCGGTGGCGGTGACGGTGGCGCAGGTCGCCGCGCAGGGGGTGCCGTGCCCGGTCGACTACCAGGTGCCCGACACCTCCCGGCGGGTGGTCGACTTCATCCTCTCCACCGTGCGCCGCCACCACGACTGGGCGGGCATCCGGCACTGA
- a CDS encoding glycosyltransferase, which translates to MLVKTNAGGMWLLPQVEELRHRGHEVAVVLPPGSGQLSDELERRGIEVLASPYDFTMGRYLPIGLLRLRALLRRLRPDVVQYHLIASAYAVRLATLGLPVRRVHMVAGPAYLESRLVRSVERMMWRLDDVVICSCRYASVRYGELGCPPQRRPVAVYGVDTDAFSPDATGPDQRAKLRAELGIDQAAFLAVMVSHVYPPMRLVRSGRGVKGHEVLLAAWRTFRRRHPDAHLLLVGGGWTAAGEDYRRRLSDQFGVAGDPGVTWVESVPDVRPCYAAADISVSPSLCDGPGSAVEAGSMGVPSIVSAAGGLPEAITERSGWVVPPADPVALLGALDAAYQGWVTGTLTLRGRLARRHVRASFDDLRAAAEVADIVEDVAARRR; encoded by the coding sequence GTGCTGGTCAAGACCAACGCGGGCGGAATGTGGCTGCTCCCCCAGGTGGAAGAGCTGCGGCACCGGGGGCATGAGGTGGCCGTGGTGCTGCCGCCCGGGTCCGGTCAGCTCAGCGACGAACTGGAACGCCGGGGCATCGAGGTGCTCGCCTCGCCGTACGACTTCACGATGGGCCGGTACCTACCCATCGGGCTGTTGCGGCTACGTGCGCTGCTGCGCCGGCTGCGCCCTGACGTGGTGCAGTACCACCTCATCGCCTCGGCGTACGCGGTGCGGCTGGCCACGCTGGGTCTGCCGGTGCGTCGGGTGCACATGGTGGCCGGCCCGGCGTATCTGGAGTCCCGGCTGGTCCGGTCAGTGGAGCGGATGATGTGGCGGCTGGACGATGTGGTCATCTGCAGCTGCCGGTATGCCTCCGTCCGGTACGGGGAACTGGGCTGCCCGCCGCAGCGACGCCCGGTCGCCGTGTACGGGGTGGACACCGACGCGTTCAGCCCGGACGCGACCGGCCCGGACCAACGGGCAAAGCTCCGCGCCGAGCTGGGGATCGACCAGGCCGCGTTCCTCGCGGTGATGGTCTCCCACGTCTACCCGCCCATGCGCCTGGTCCGCTCGGGCCGGGGCGTGAAGGGGCATGAGGTGCTGCTGGCCGCGTGGCGGACGTTCCGCCGCCGGCATCCGGACGCGCATCTGCTGCTGGTCGGGGGCGGCTGGACGGCTGCCGGGGAAGACTACCGGCGGCGGCTCAGCGATCAGTTTGGCGTGGCCGGCGATCCGGGGGTGACCTGGGTCGAGTCGGTCCCGGACGTGCGGCCCTGCTACGCCGCCGCCGACATCAGCGTCTCCCCGTCACTGTGCGACGGGCCGGGATCGGCAGTGGAGGCCGGTTCGATGGGCGTGCCGAGCATCGTCAGTGCCGCTGGCGGTCTGCCCGAGGCGATCACCGAACGCTCCGGCTGGGTAGTGCCACCGGCCGATCCGGTGGCCCTGCTTGGCGCGCTCGACGCGGCGTACCAGGGCTGGGTCACCGGCACACTCACCCTGCGCGGCCGGTTGGCCCGCCGACACGTGCGGGCGTCCTTCGACGACCTGCGGGCGGCGGCCGAGGTGGCCGACATCGTGGAGGACGTGGCGGCCCGCCGCCGCTGA
- a CDS encoding sugar transferase produces the protein MRRPYDAVKRVLDVLVAAVGLLLTAPVLAAVALAVLITMGRPVLFRQARPGRHGRLFELVKFRSMSIDGEDGAPTNDGARLTPFGRWLRTTSLDELPQLWNVLRGEMSLVGPRPLLPAYLNRYTPEQFRRHEVRPGITGLQQAYGRNALSWDERFALDVCYVRQRSFGLDLRILLRTVRIVLRRDGITAPGAATAREYLGPRELAAAGTGHSSAEGPR, from the coding sequence ATGAGGCGGCCCTATGACGCCGTCAAGCGGGTGCTGGACGTGCTCGTGGCCGCCGTCGGTCTGCTGCTGACCGCCCCGGTGCTCGCCGCGGTGGCATTGGCCGTCCTGATCACGATGGGTCGCCCGGTGCTGTTCCGCCAGGCCCGACCGGGGCGGCACGGGCGGCTGTTCGAGCTGGTCAAGTTCCGCTCGATGAGCATCGACGGCGAGGACGGCGCACCGACCAACGACGGCGCCCGGCTCACCCCGTTCGGCCGGTGGCTGCGGACGACCAGCCTGGACGAGCTGCCTCAACTGTGGAACGTGCTGCGCGGCGAGATGAGCCTGGTCGGGCCACGCCCGCTGCTGCCGGCGTACCTGAACCGGTACACTCCGGAGCAATTCCGCCGCCACGAGGTGCGTCCCGGCATCACCGGTCTCCAGCAGGCATACGGGCGCAACGCGCTGAGCTGGGACGAACGGTTCGCCCTCGACGTGTGCTACGTGCGGCAGCGTTCGTTCGGGCTGGACCTGCGCATCCTGCTCCGCACGGTACGCATCGTGCTGCGCCGTGATGGCATCACCGCCCCCGGGGCGGCCACCGCACGCGAGTATCTCGGCCCGCGTGAGCTGGCCGCCGCAGGCACCGGCCACAGCTCCGCGGAGGGCCCTCGGTGA